The Castanea sativa cultivar Marrone di Chiusa Pesio chromosome 11, ASM4071231v1 genome contains a region encoding:
- the LOC142615251 gene encoding ethylene-responsive transcription factor WRI1-like, producing MKRSPASSCSSSSSSSCVGSVIPHQSEKPKAKAKRAKKTHNPEKCQNGNSAGSARRSSIYRGVTRHRWTGRYEAHLWDKSSWNNIQNKKGRQVYLGAYDNEEAAAHTYDLAALKYWGPGTTLNFPIETYTKELEEMQKVTKEEYLASLRRRSSGFSRGVSKYRGVARHHHNGRWEARIGRVFGNKYLYLGTYNTQEEAAAAYDMAAIEYRGANAVTNFDISNYIDRMKKKIPGFNAQSSTQSDAALANNCHTQSKVEVDNCQPQSKVEVAVEQLQQQKQEKQEEVGLEEQLQYNISTQLPPCMDTTSTMVGMEPSREQEEDPWSFLDNVPDLPIEKPCELNDLFDHTGFEDDIDFIFEAAAAAVTHQDVVDVKMDGILDDISGFDDTLKVVGVSRSLDNIIGQERLLSSSSSSSSSSSAISSPSSSTTTSVSCIYSA from the exons ATGAAGAGGTCTCctgcatcttcttgttcttcatcttcttcatcttcttgtgTTGGTTCTGTGATTCCTCATCAATCAGAGAAGCCCAAAGCCAAGGCTAAGCGAGCTAAGAAAACTCACAACCCAGAGAAATGCCAGAATGGCAACTCAGCTGGCTCGGCTAGGAGAAGCTCAATTTACAGAGGAGTCACAAG GCACAGATGGACTGGGAGATATGAAGCTCACCTTTGGGACAAGAGTTCCTGGAATAACATTCAGAACAAGAAAGGACGACAAG TTTATTTGG GGGCATATGATAATGAAGAGGCTGCTGCTCATACTTATGACCTTGCTGCCCTTAAGTATTGGGGCCCTGGTACAACCTTGAATTTCCCG ATAGAGACTTATACAAAGGAACTTGAGGAAATGCAAAAGGTTACTAAGGAAGAATACTTGGCCTCATTGCGAAGAAGGAGCTCTGGATTTTCTAGAGGAGTGTCTAAGTATCGTGGGGTGGCGAG GCATCACCATAATGGGCGTTGGGAAGCAAGAATTGGAAGAGTTTTTGGCAACAAATACCTGTACCTGGGAACTTACA ACACACAGGAAGAAGCAGCAGCAGCTTATGACATGGCAGCAATAGAGTACAGAGGAGCAAATGCTGTGACTAATTTTGACATCAGTAATTATATTGACCGCATGAAGAAGAAAATCCCTGGCTTTAATGCCCAAAGTTCTACTCAATCAGATGCAGCACTTGCCAACAATTGTCACACTCAATCAAAAGTAGAAGTGGACAATTGTCAACCTCAATCAAAAGTAGAAGTGGCAGTAGAgcaattacaacaacaaaagcaagaaaaacaagaagaagtgGGATTAGAAGAACAGCTTCAATATAATATCAGTACACAGCTCCCTCCTTGCATGGACACAACTTCTACAATGGTGGGAATGGAGCCTTCTAGGGAGCAAGAAGAAGACCCTTGGAGCTTTTTGGACAATGTTCCTGACCTCCCCATTGAAAAGCCATGCGAGTTAAATGACCTGTTTGACCACACAGGATTTGAGGATGACattgattttatatttgaagcagcagcagcagctgtGACACACCAAGATGTTGTTGATGTCAAAATGGATGGCATTTTGGATGATATTTCAGGTTTTGATGACACTCTCAAGGTTGTTGGTGTGTCAAGGAGCTTGGACAATATAATTGGGCAGGAGAGGctgttgtcttcttcttcttcttcttcttcttcttcttctgctatttcttctccatcttcttctACTACAACCTCGGTTTCTTGTATCTATTCTGCTTGA